The Capsicum annuum cultivar UCD-10X-F1 unplaced genomic scaffold, UCD10Xv1.1 ctg4643, whole genome shotgun sequence genome contains a region encoding:
- the LOC124885152 gene encoding pentatricopeptide repeat-containing protein At4g31070, mitochondrial-like: protein MYSKCGFLKDSAQVFYEMSIRDSASWNTLISAYGTHGSGDKALKLFLEMKEGGIKTDSIALLAVLSACNHCGLFEEGKKFFDEASRDKSFSITVELYACYIDLLGRAGKLEYASEVISRMPTKPSDGIWSSLISSCKLHGRLEVAERLAHRLTKSEPENAANYALLSLVYAESENWPGVEDAR, encoded by the coding sequence ATGTACTCAAAATGTGGTTTTCTTAAGGACTCTGCTCAAGTTTTCTACGAGATGTCTATAAGAGATTCTGCATCATGGAATACATTAATCAGTGCTTATGGGACTCATGGTTCTGGAGACAAGGCTTTGAAACTTTTTCTTGAAATGAAAGAGGGTGGGATAAAGACGGATTCCATTGCATTACTTGCAGTTTTATCAGCATGTAATCACTGTGGTCTTTTTGAGGAGGGAAAGAAGTTTTTTGATGAAGCGTCAAGGGATAAAAGTTTCTCAATTACTGTGGAACTCTATGCTTGCTACATTGATCTCCTGGGAAGGGCTGGTAAACTAGAATATGCTAGTGAGGTCATTAGCAGAATGCCTACGAAACCAAGCGACGGAATTTGGAGTTCCCTGATCTCCTCTTGTAAATTACATGGAAGACTGGAAGTTGCAGAGCGTTTGGCTCATAGACTCACCAAATCTGAACCCGAAAATGCTGCTAATTATGCTTTGTTAAGCTTGGTGTACGCTGAATCTGAAAACTGGCCCGGGGTTGAGGATGCAAggtga